The Ptiloglossa arizonensis isolate GNS036 chromosome 2, iyPtiAriz1_principal, whole genome shotgun sequence sequence AActtttaataaacaatttattattcTAATATGCAAGATAATAAGGTTAACTTGACAATCTTAAATTAGTAGTAAATTGTTCATTGTACAGTAAAGTTGTGTTGAATGAAAGTTTCATAGTAGCAAGAAGGATACAGGAtgcaataattaattttttgcagCAATGTCCTTTTATGGAAATGTGAAGACCACTTTCTGTTTTATTCCAGAGTTACAAAGAATATCCGATgtcaaataaaaaattcttacgGTACATGTTTAAAATCGACAGGTATtaagatatttgtaaataaaattttatttttgaatcaaTTCAAATTTGATCAAGCAATTTACCAATGAGAAATaacgatatttgttcaaaaattaGTCATATAAATAACAGTAGATACGTATTTATTTGTGTAATTATATTCTATTTAATGATACTTATATTACTGTGCCAGTAACCCATTATTCAGCGAATCTATTATGATACATTTTctaataaatttttctaaacctcttgataaataataatctTTTTAATCTTGAAATGTAGCATTGGGTGTTTTATTTAACTTGGATGGTGAACCTagatcatttttaataaaaaattaagtaaTGTAATTaggtttgaaatttaatttgaaatgcAAGATGTTAGCATGGATCGTGTCTGACTCATATTCACCATTCAAAAGTTAAATTGAAAGTGTATTTCACATCTTAATAAAGAGTAAGATTGCAGAAAGGCTaagaattgtattatatattctttttaaatGAGCAATTTACAAGTATTTAGTTGATAATATCAATTATAGTAATTTCCATATAAGAGGAAGTTATAAAACTTATTGTAACTATTATATTTCTGTCTTACTTTTAGTAATGTTTGGATATGCTGCAACTATAATCCCACGATCCTGTACATATTACATTTCTACTGCTCTTTTTGCCTTATTTGGATTGAAAATGTTAAAAGATAGTTATTATATGTCCACaacaaaaaatcaagaagaattaGAAGAAGTACAATCTGATTTAAGAAAACGAGAAGATGAGGTATTAACATTGTGATATTTCAGAGGATTTTCAATGTATTCAATGTAATTATTCCGTCAACATTCTTATGAGAATTAACTAATTATTCAATACAACATTTTTAGTATGAAAGGAAAACAGGAACTACACTAGTGCAAGATCTAGAAACTGGTGTTGTTAGAAAAGCAACAAAAGTTAGCGCACTGATGCTTTTCTCTAGGGTATTTCTTCAAGCATTTACACTAACGTTTCTTGCAGAATGGGGAGATCGCTCACAGCTTACAACTATTATACTTGTAACTAGAGAGGTAACGAAcgattatatttaaaaacgaaaataatagTACAATAAAACTAaacattataatattaaatataaaatggtCACCATTTTCAGTCTGTAGAAATATGTCTTACTTTTAGGATGTTTATGGAATTCTACTAGGTGGAATATTGGGACATTCATTTTGTACAGTATTAGCAGTATTAGGAGGTAGAATGATAGCTCAGAGAATTTCAGTAAAAACAGGTAAAAtatgttcaaatatattttctttctataataaaaaatcaacactttctaaaaagtataaaacttatgacatttattaaatattaattttcgctAAAAGAGTGAAGtacaaaagtaataaaaagttggacttttttttatatctagTGACTGCAATTGGTGGATTCGTGTTCCTACTATTTGCCTTTACAGCAATTTTTATCAGCCCTACAGAAGATATCTAAGGGCAAAATAATATTGGTATGTATTTATCACATTGGAAAGCAAActgaatacaaatacagtttcaaacaaaatttcaaaaaacaatGAGTCTTAAAATCTAGatgacatttttattttattgctaTTTGCACAGAGTACATACAGCTTAGGATTTAAGCTCCCGCTTAAAGTAAAAGTCACTAGTTTTGCACCAACAAAAATATCTGCTTAAAAGAAAGACAGATCTTTATTGTTGCAAAGCCAGTAATTTTTACTTATAGCGTAAACGAGTTAAATGGgttgatatatatatacgtgtttGCGAGAATTAAATAAGTCTATTATTCTAAATGTCCGAAGTTTGTAAAAATAAtggattatatttttatacatttctctACTGATAATTCATCTTAATCATTACAATCACATAGATAACAGTAACTCCAAGAAACTATGTCCTTTATTATTTCGCAACAAATTTCATAttctgaatatttttatttaagtagatatcctttttttattttagagaTCTTTCTTCCTATCCTTTCTTATTGTATAgacatttaatatatttaaaaattacccgAGTATGTGtaattgtttcaaaaataattactttctacaaataaataagaatgcattattaaatttattgatgaataatttaattttatattaatgaTGTATTAATCTACTATATTAATATCAACTTGAAATGGATTATCAATGTTTTAAAACTCTTCATCTCTGATATCATTCAAATTAATCTAAATACAATTTCTGCtgcttttattatatattatatagaatatttcaaaaagtTGGGACAAGTCGAAAACAAAAAGTTCTTGACCATATTGTAATTTAAGACTCCATTTTCGAGCGCCTAAGTTTATTGACATAACTCCAGACATGTGCTATTTATATACTAGTTAACTGATAGTATTAATGATGCGAAAACGGATGTCTGCAATGTTTACAcgcataaaatttcaattacttatATTTGGATAACAAAACCTCGGATTTACAAGTTTCAGTTTGTTCCATTTTTTGTTAAATACCTTGTATAAGTATACGTTAATGTAAATAGAGTTAATATAAgattttgttataaatataaCATACGACATTGGCTATTTTAGTATCAAAACTTGGAAAAGTTCATACAAAGAATGCCCATTAGTACAGTGGCACTTTTGTTTCATAACGTCAAAACGGCGACATGTATAACTAATAAGAGCGTTAAAGTATAACAGGCTTTACAAACGGGTAGGCCAAATAAAGGTGTTACATTATCGGGTAAACATGATTTTCAGTATCTCGCGATGAACTTCTGATCAAGATATCGTTTATAAAGAtcctaaaaaatatatttagattctttaaagtattttttacaaaataagaATTTTCTATCCTgcatattgtaaaatttaacaCAATAATAAAGCCGTCGATGTCAATATTGAAGCCGTCGATGTTTTTTTATGGATTTGAAATCTAAGAtcagtttttaaaaaaattaacagaTCTTTATACAGCATATTATACGTAAACTACGTACATACGTGTATAGTCAATAACTTCAGATTTATTTGTTTTAACGGCCAATTTAACAGTGAAGACATATGTAAGTGAAAAATATATAGGTCTGTGCATTCACGCCTACATCATATATAATATAAGCAATTAATATCGTCGTTCATCGATGTAGTCGCATTTACGTATGTAAGTaatatattttgatagttttaatATTAAGATTAATCAGGAATAATTAATTaccaataaacaaaaattttgattgaaattcttgaaaatctaatgattttaaaataattgaaaaaacatCGATCTATTGTTAACAATATATCAAATTCATCGATAACATTATACATCGATAcatcaatgtttttttttttttcattttttgtcatttctattcaaaattaaaattcaaatggaAAAATTTGCCATCAGCTTTAAATTgtcagagaaagaaaaatagcgTCTTTAGAAATAGATGAAATGTGAAAAAGACCCATTCACTGGAAAGatgcaaatataaaaaatagataGATGATCATGTGATCGAAATCCTATTGGTCTGCTGAGTCGATTTATCGTATCTTATGATGCTAGAGAAAGCATCCAATTTACTCCACTACTACACATTAATGCAGAAACTATGCGCTTTGTGCCATGAACTCGATACTTCGAATAGTTTTGGGATGTCAAGAAAGGAGATGAATTTAAGGCTTTCTCTTCATTTTCGAAACAACTGAAATCCGATTTACGGGTAACAACTTAACTGACCATTCTTTACTTACTTCTGAAGATAGAATTGCCCATGATTCATACAACgaagataaatattataataaagaaaaatattcaaaaattgtttttacGTAAAAACACTTTTTAAGACCTGATCACATTTTAActataaagaaaattatttgttaAATGTATTTAATACGATCGCGTCTAAACAgctaaataaatttcaacgaaactttatGCAGTTTATGTTTCGTTATAAGTCATTATTCGCGCCTCATTATAAAGAATTGTCTCCAGAGGCAATCCCTCTTTAATCACCTATCTTCACAAGTTTTACTTATATTGAAGAACATAGTGTTctcaatgaaaaaataataaaatattttaattacaaatatattttttatacagaaATACCAGGTATCTTATATAGTATtatcatttgaaaaatttc is a genomic window containing:
- the LOC143155150 gene encoding putative divalent cation/proton antiporter TMEM165 — protein: MSTYLLPIVSSESEPRYDDKYQFIMTSAKPEGTMASQTADNFGFLHAFIASLSVIVVSELGDKTFFIAVIMAMKHPRLTVFVGTISALILMTMLSVMFGYAATIIPRSCTYYISTALFALFGLKMLKDSYYMSTTKNQEELEEVQSDLRKREDEYERKTGTTLVQDLETGVVRKATKVSALMLFSRVFLQAFTLTFLAEWGDRSQLTTIILVTREDVYGILLGGILGHSFCTVLAVLGGRMIAQRISVKTVTAIGGFVFLLFAFTAIFISPTEDI